The Prochlorococcus marinus str. MIT 9301 genome window below encodes:
- a CDS encoding DCC1-like thiol-disulfide oxidoreductase family protein produces MTSNYTFIYDGECPFCNHFAELLELKSKINNIKILDGRKNLTLIKSLLEKGYDLDKGAILLKDEDIFHGADAINTICKQINKPSSSLLLLLSRVFKSNKRTNVIFPFLVRARRFALISKGIPISLV; encoded by the coding sequence ATGACTTCCAACTATACCTTTATTTATGATGGAGAATGCCCATTCTGCAATCATTTTGCTGAGCTACTTGAGCTCAAAAGCAAGATAAATAATATTAAAATTCTTGATGGTCGTAAAAATTTAACTCTAATAAAATCCCTTTTAGAAAAAGGTTATGACCTAGATAAAGGAGCTATTCTCCTAAAAGATGAAGATATCTTTCATGGGGCAGATGCGATTAATACTATTTGCAAACAGATAAATAAGCCCTCGAGTAGTTTACTTTTGTTACTTTCTAGAGTATTCAAATCAAATAAACGAACAAATGTGATATTCCCTTTTCTAGTCAGAGCCAGAAGATTCGCATTAATTTCAAAAGGCATACCAATATCTCTAGTTTAA
- the pepN gene encoding aminopeptidase N: MNKPKNQKGISKYIKLEDYKVFDYEIPEIFMDFVINKNAVNVTTKLKLVKKNKNTKNLILDGTDILIKKLFIDDSLIEKQYYKQQKNNLKIENIKKDIFLLKIEGIIKPKENTSLLGMYESNGIITTQCEAEGFRRISFHADRPDILSKYTVRIEADKNDYPVLLSNGNVLKENNLTNNRHEIIWEDPYPKPSYLFALVAGKLNCVKDNFITKSNKKVKINIYVEYGDEKYVQHAISSLKKSMKWDEDKYNLEYDLSLFNIVAIRHFNMGAMENKSLNIFNSKLILANSETTTDEELERIEGVIAHEYFHNWTGNRVTCRDWFQLSLKEGLTVFRDQQFTADVHNSEIKRLDDAKFLRRNQFREDSGPTSHPVMPEKYQEIDNFYTTTIYEKGSEIIRMLNKLVKDENFYKGFSNYISTYDGKAATIDQFVDKILEHNKEIDPKKFKIWYKQNGTPKVKFKRIWDQTDEKLTIEASQSNPIKKNLYNDLPLIIPINLAIFCDENKTIEKTVVLKTKKQEFVFRNIRSHLQIPLVTYFREFSSPVEWESDTTFEEKFLILRYEKDFFTLSNTVKVFYKKIILCRLDEKPDHKIENKFISTLISFIKNRDINLSLLSELLSIPTFAEIESEMENLDPLKIYKTIDELNHLFGTKLKEELYFKLQEIETSLDKVWPEGKNERKLIETIWKLLLHSDDEEIKSKIINYVDSNSMTLAKAALNSFSRINCPERKIISNIFFNKWKNNSVVLDSWFSFNASIEIDEKTNSIEKLFENTYFDSKSPNTLRAILNTFVTRNSTFHAIDGSGYKYIAKKIIDFDKLNPIVISRFIKVFSRYNYYSEPYKSNMLETIKQIKKNKLSTNTKEVLDAIIE, encoded by the coding sequence ATGAACAAACCAAAAAACCAAAAAGGTATTTCAAAATATATAAAACTCGAAGATTACAAAGTTTTTGATTATGAAATTCCAGAAATTTTTATGGATTTCGTAATAAATAAAAATGCTGTTAATGTTACGACGAAATTAAAATTAGTAAAAAAAAATAAGAATACCAAAAATCTTATCCTTGATGGTACGGATATATTAATAAAAAAATTATTTATAGATGACTCACTAATAGAAAAGCAATACTACAAACAGCAAAAAAATAACTTAAAAATTGAAAATATAAAGAAAGATATTTTTTTACTAAAAATAGAAGGAATAATTAAACCGAAGGAAAATACCTCCCTTTTAGGAATGTATGAGAGCAATGGAATTATAACTACTCAATGCGAGGCAGAGGGATTTAGAAGAATAAGTTTTCACGCTGATAGGCCTGATATTCTAAGCAAATACACCGTGAGAATTGAGGCAGACAAAAATGATTATCCTGTCTTACTTTCAAATGGTAACGTCTTAAAAGAAAATAATCTTACAAATAATCGACATGAAATAATTTGGGAAGATCCATATCCGAAACCCTCATATCTTTTTGCATTGGTAGCAGGGAAACTTAATTGTGTAAAAGATAATTTCATAACAAAATCAAATAAAAAAGTAAAAATAAATATTTATGTTGAGTATGGCGATGAAAAATATGTTCAACATGCAATAAGTTCCTTAAAGAAATCTATGAAATGGGACGAGGATAAATATAACCTTGAATACGATTTGTCATTGTTTAATATTGTTGCAATCAGGCACTTTAATATGGGAGCAATGGAAAATAAAAGTCTCAATATATTCAATTCAAAACTAATACTCGCTAATTCTGAAACAACAACTGATGAGGAACTAGAAAGAATAGAGGGTGTGATCGCCCATGAATATTTCCATAATTGGACGGGTAATAGAGTGACTTGTAGGGATTGGTTTCAATTATCTCTAAAAGAGGGTTTAACAGTATTCAGAGATCAACAATTCACTGCAGACGTTCATAATAGTGAAATCAAGAGACTTGATGATGCAAAATTTCTTAGAAGAAATCAATTTAGAGAGGATTCTGGTCCAACATCACATCCTGTAATGCCAGAAAAATATCAAGAAATTGACAATTTCTATACGACCACGATTTATGAAAAAGGATCAGAAATAATTAGAATGCTTAACAAGCTTGTAAAAGATGAAAATTTCTATAAAGGATTTAGTAATTACATCTCAACATATGATGGAAAGGCAGCAACAATAGACCAATTTGTCGACAAAATTTTAGAGCACAATAAGGAAATCGATCCTAAAAAGTTTAAAATCTGGTACAAGCAAAATGGGACACCAAAAGTTAAATTCAAGAGAATCTGGGATCAAACAGACGAAAAACTTACAATTGAAGCCTCTCAAAGTAATCCAATAAAGAAGAACCTATATAATGATTTACCTCTAATAATTCCTATAAATCTGGCTATATTTTGCGATGAGAATAAAACGATAGAAAAAACAGTTGTTTTAAAAACAAAAAAACAAGAATTTGTTTTTAGGAATATAAGATCTCACCTACAAATTCCTTTAGTCACTTATTTTCGAGAATTCTCTTCACCTGTTGAGTGGGAATCAGACACTACCTTTGAGGAAAAATTTTTAATCTTAAGATATGAAAAAGATTTTTTTACACTATCTAATACTGTAAAAGTATTTTATAAAAAAATCATATTATGCAGATTAGATGAAAAACCAGATCATAAAATTGAAAATAAATTTATAAGCACCTTAATATCATTTATAAAAAATAGAGATATTAATTTATCCCTTTTATCAGAATTACTAAGTATTCCGACATTTGCGGAAATTGAATCAGAAATGGAAAATTTAGACCCATTAAAGATATATAAAACTATTGACGAATTAAATCATTTATTCGGTACCAAATTAAAAGAAGAATTATATTTTAAGCTCCAAGAAATAGAGACAAGTCTAGATAAAGTTTGGCCAGAAGGTAAAAATGAGAGAAAACTAATCGAAACAATTTGGAAACTACTCTTGCACAGTGATGATGAGGAAATTAAAAGCAAAATAATTAATTATGTCGATAGTAATTCGATGACGCTAGCAAAAGCTGCATTGAATTCTTTCAGTAGGATTAATTGTCCTGAAAGAAAAATTATATCAAATATATTCTTTAATAAATGGAAAAATAATAGTGTAGTTTTGGATAGTTGGTTCTCATTCAATGCATCTATAGAAATTGATGAAAAAACAAATAGCATTGAAAAATTATTTGAAAATACGTATTTTGATTCAAAATCACCAAACACTCTAAGAGCTATATTAAATACTTTCGTAACAAGAAATAGTACTTTTCATGCAATAGATGGTTCTGGGTACAAATATATTGCAAAAAAGATAATTGACTTTGATAAATTAAATCCAATCGTAATTTCCCGATTTATAAAAG